A section of the Desulfobaccales bacterium genome encodes:
- a CDS encoding TerC family protein, which produces MDWAAWGLDKLDWKFFFGIINIIIIDLILAGDNAVIIAMAVRSLPRTKRRWGIILGAGAAVLLRVILTYFVAQLLEIQFLKLAGGVLIAWIAVKLFVEGSPEQADKEAKTLLQAMWLIIVADITMSTDNVLAVAGASHGNPFLLLFGLALSIPFVVFTSNLLSMLMDRYPIIILLGAAVLGRVAGEMIFTDPFVAKLLAMPKWFNYLMEAILAVGVILIGKLWIRWTFRRAAAREAALAAEGVGADTPKED; this is translated from the coding sequence ATGGATTGGGCCGCCTGGGGGCTGGACAAGCTCGACTGGAAGTTCTTTTTTGGCATCATCAACATCATCATCATTGACCTCATCCTGGCGGGGGACAACGCCGTCATCATCGCCATGGCGGTGCGCTCCCTGCCCCGCACCAAGCGCCGCTGGGGTATCATCCTGGGGGCCGGCGCCGCCGTGCTCCTCCGGGTCATCCTCACCTATTTTGTGGCCCAGCTCCTGGAGATCCAGTTCCTCAAGCTGGCGGGCGGGGTGCTCATCGCCTGGATTGCGGTGAAGCTCTTTGTGGAAGGGTCGCCGGAGCAGGCGGACAAAGAGGCCAAGACCCTGCTCCAGGCCATGTGGCTCATCATCGTGGCGGACATCACCATGAGCACCGACAATGTCCTGGCGGTGGCGGGCGCCTCCCATGGCAACCCCTTTCTTTTGCTCTTCGGCCTGGCCCTCTCCATCCCCTTTGTGGTCTTCACCAGTAACCTCCTCTCCATGCTCATGGACCGCTATCCCATCATCATTCTCCTGGGGGCGGCGGTGCTGGGCCGGGTGGCCGGGGAGATGATCTTCACCGACCCCTTTGTGGCCAAGCTCTTGGCCATGCCCAAGTGGTTCAATTACCTCATGGAAGCGATCCTGGCGGTGGGAGTGATTCTCATCGGCAAGCTCTGGATCCGCTGGACCTTCCGCCGGGCCGCGGCCCGGGAAGCCGCCTTGGCTGCCGAAGGCGTCGGGGCTGACACCCCCAAGGAGGACTGA
- a CDS encoding cytidylate kinase-like family protein produces the protein MAILAISREYGSGGRDIGRQVAARLGYEFVDKERLFRDLDAKGSRWGRVAREVDEVCPTLWERHDWQYRGYVAQLEALILEYAAQDRVVIIGRGSFILLKDVPHALKVRLIAPLEVRVETIMVRESLSREAAERLIAQVDNERACYLKANYGVDWAADEHYDLVLNTGHLSYDEVTDLLIRELQERDALATPAAKAQLADLALAARLKARIATDPRVLIPTLEVRLEGSTPVVSGIIHTPKEEQLIREMAREVLGQRPVRFELHHRL, from the coding sequence ATGGCCATTCTTGCCATTTCCCGGGAGTATGGCAGCGGCGGCAGGGACATCGGCCGGCAGGTGGCGGCCCGCCTGGGCTATGAGTTCGTGGACAAGGAGCGCCTCTTCCGGGACCTGGACGCCAAGGGCTCCCGTTGGGGCCGGGTGGCCCGGGAAGTGGACGAAGTCTGCCCCACCCTGTGGGAACGCCACGACTGGCAGTACCGGGGCTATGTGGCCCAACTGGAGGCCCTCATCCTGGAATACGCCGCCCAGGACCGCGTGGTCATCATCGGCCGGGGGAGCTTCATCCTCCTGAAAGACGTCCCCCATGCCTTGAAAGTCCGCCTCATCGCTCCCCTGGAGGTGCGGGTGGAGACCATTATGGTGCGGGAGAGCCTCTCCCGGGAGGCCGCCGAGCGCCTCATTGCCCAGGTGGACAACGAGCGGGCCTGTTATCTGAAGGCCAATTACGGGGTGGACTGGGCCGCAGATGAGCACTACGATCTGGTGTTAAATACCGGGCATTTGAGCTATGATGAGGTCACGGACCTTCTCATCCGGGAGCTTCAGGAACGGGACGCCCTGGCCACGCCTGCGGCCAAGGCGCAGCTGGCGGACCTGGCCCTGGCGGCCCGGCTCAAGGCCCGCATCGCCACCGACCCCCGGGTGCTGATCCCCACCCTGGAGGTGCGGCTGGAGGGGTCCACCCCGGTGGTCTCCGGCATCATCCACACCCCCAAGGAGGAGCAGCTCATCCGGGAGATGGCCCGGGAGGTCCTGGGCCAGCGGCCGGTGCGCTTTGAGCTGCATCACCGCCTCTGA